Part of the uncultured Cohaesibacter sp. genome is shown below.
GCCAGCCTGCGCGCCACGCCCTGCTGCCGTGGTAATCGAAATGGGGGTTGCCAGACCAAGAGCACAGGGACAGGCAATGATCAGGACCGACACCGCCGCAGCGATGGCAAAGGCCAGTGCGGGATCTGGCCCAAAGATCAGCCAGATGACAAAGGCCAGCAAAGCCGCCGCGACAACAGTCGGCACGAAAATGGCCGAAACCTTGTCCGCCAGCCCCTGAATGGGGGCACGGGATTGGCGAGCGCTGGAAACCATGCCGACAATCTGGGACAGAACGGTCTCTGCGCCGATATGGGTGGCCCGGACGGCCAGCGTACCGTTCTTGTTGATCGTGCCGCCGGTCACCTTGTCACCCTCGTTCTTTTCGATTGGCACCGGCTCGCCGGTGAGCATGCTCTCGTCAATCAATGAGTGCCCCTCTGTCACTTCACCGTCCACCGGAATGCTGTCACCGGGGCGGATGCGCAACAAATCGCCCACCACCACATTCTCCAGAGGCGCGTCATATTCGCTGCCATCGGGCAGGATGCGTCGTGCCGTCTTGGGGGCAAGATCGAGCAGAGCCCGGATGGCGTCGCCCGTCCGCTCGCGCGCGCGCAGTTCGAGCACCTGCCCGACGAAAATGAGGGCAACGATGACCACTGACGCTTCGAAATAGGTGTCGACCCCTTCGGCGCTGCGATACTGCTCAGGAAACACACCGGGCAGGAAGGTCGCAAAGAGCGAGTAAATATAGGCAGCACCAACGCCGAGCGAGATCAGCGTCCACATGTTGGGCGACGCATTGCGGATCGAGTCCCAACCGCGTTTGAAGAAGGGCTGGGCTGCCCAGAAGACAATCGGTGTGGCAATCACAAATTCAATATAGGCAGCCAGCTGGTGCCCGAACCATTCCCTTACCGGAATGCCAACCATGCCGCCCATGGTTAGGATCATCAGCGGAATGGCTGCTGCCACACTGATCCAGAGCCGACGGGTAAAGTCGACCAGTTCATCGGAAGGTTCATCCGAGGGAACCGTAGGCTCCAGCGCCATGCCGCATATGGGACAGGAACCAGGCTCGTCACGGACGATTTCGGGGTGCATCGGGCAGGTCCACTGGGTACCCTGCGGGGTCTGCTGGCCGACCTCTTTGGCATGCCCTGAAGCATAAAAATAGGGATCAGCCCTGAACTTCTCGTGACAACCATCTGAACAGAAATAGAAGCTTTCACCATCATACAGCTCGGAACGCACGCCCTCCTTCACCGTCACCTGCATTCCGCAAACCGGGTCCGTCGCGGTTTCTGTTCCCGGTTCGGTCGAACCATGATGATGGTCATGGTGCTGGTGGCCATGGGTATGCCCATCATGGTGGTCGTGCGCGTGGGAATGGACGTGCCCATGCCCATTTTCGTGGTCATGATGGTCGTGGTGGTGTGTATTGTCCTGGCTGGTCATGACAGCCTCCTGTCATTCTGTTTTCGATAAAGGATGTGTGGCGCCTCCCTGCCTCATCTCCGTCAAGGGCGCGTCAGGCGGCATCGCTTTCTTGCGCGGCAACGGTTGCCGGAAAGCCGAGCTCATTGACAACAGCGGCAAGCTGTTTGGGATCGGTTCGCCCTTTCCAATATTTGACGGTTGCCTTGCCGTCAGCGAGCTCCAAACTGGAATGCAGAACCCCCGGCGTGGCTTTGAGGGCGCCTTGCACCTTGCTGGCACAGCCATTGCACTTCATCCCGCTGATGGCGAGTTCAGTGAGCGACGTGACGGCGGAATAGCCAATCGTGTCGAAAGCTTCCAACAGTTGGCTTTCATCTATGGGATGGTCAAAGGAAAGGGAAATAGTCTGATGGTCGAGGTCGACTGTGGCACTGGAAACACCATCGATGTGCTTGGCAACTTTCTCGGCGTGCCGGGCGCAGTTTCCGCAGGACATACCCTGCAATTGGTAGATGCCATTCGATGTCTGAGTCATGATGATCCTCTCCATCCCTTGGCAGGCAGCGGTCTTGGCATTTTGCTTCGGGATATGGCTGACTGGGCCTTCCGAAGCGGGATTCGCACCGTCGCCTCAAAAGGGTTTCTCGTTCGATGACACCAACATGGTGCTTCCAGTAACTGGAAGGTCAATGGTGCTGAACGCAAATTGTTCCAAATAAAATGCCGATAGCCCCTTCTGAGGCAGGAACCTTTGTGCTGGCGGATGAAAGAAGCTGTTTGAGGCGGCGCGGCCTTTTCTGCTGCGCAAACCCGCTTGCACGCTGTGTCGGCGGTCCGTGGCTCGCCTCCTCGACGCCTCTTTGAGCGTCGCAATTTGGGTCTCACAGTCGCGTTCTTGGATAGACTTTCGATGTGCCAAGCCCTGCCATTGGCCAGCAACCCGATATAACAATCCCGAACATCGACCGCCCGAGGCCCTTCAGGTGTCAAATGCCCGAAATGAGACACACGAAAGAGACCGTCCAACGAGCATGCGAGGCGATCAGAAAACTGCACTGTGAAATGGATAAAACCTACCAAGGGAAAGGAAGCCGGTAAGACAAGGAATCCTTGGACGTCTTGCAGTACTTCCTCTTCACTCAACCCTTCATTCAAAAGAATGTAGGGGAGCTTTGGTTGCGGGGGCAGGATTTGAACCTGCGACCTTCAGGTTATGAGCCTGACGAGCTACCGGGCTGCTCCACCCCGCGTCACCGAAGTGTCATCTTTATAGAAGTCTTTCCGAATTATGGAAGCCCAAATTCGGGTTTTCCCCTCCTTTAAAATACCCTTGGCTTTGAAAAGCTTGCGCGGAAATAAAAAAGAGGGAAAAATTCGCGTCCGCAATTTGCGGCTAAAACCGGCTTTCTGCGGGTTCAGCCCTTGTCGCGCATCAAACGGGCCTTGTCGCGCTGCCAGTCCCGCTTTTTGGCATCCTGACGCTTGTCGTAGTTTTTCTTGCCACGTGCGACCGCAACAGCCAGTTTGGCGATGCCCTTGTCATTAAAATAGAGCTTGAGCGGCACGATGGTCATGCCATCGCGCTGGACAGCCTGACTCATCTTGGCGATTTCGCGTTTGTGCAACAGCAGCTTGCGCGGACGGCGAGGATCATGGTTGAACCGGTTGCCCTGATCATATTCCGGTATGTTGGCATTGATCAGGACAATTTCGCCGTTCTCGTCAGACGCATAGGATTCGGCAATGGTTGCCTTGCCGGTACGCAGGGACTTCACCTCCGTACCGGTCAGAAGCAATCCTGCTTCTACAACATCACCAAATTCATAGTCGTGTCGCGCCTTCCGATTCTCCGCGACAACGCGGTTGTTCGGATCGCTTTTCTTTTTCTTCTGTGCCATGACACAAGAGATAAGCAATTTAGATCAGACCTGCAACCTTCATTGCAGCATCGATTTCAGCTTTTACCGGGTCCGTAGCAGCCATCAGCGGCAAACGAACGATATTTTCGATCTTGCCAAGGCGAGACAGACCATATTTGGCCCCGGCCGGGTTTGGCTGAAGGAACATCGCCCGATGCAGAGGAGACAGAAGATCGTGCAACTCCAGAGCCTTGTCCCACTCACCGTTCATGCAGGCGGTCTGGAACTGGCTGCAGAGCTTGGGAGCAACGTTGGCGGTTACTGAAATGCAGCCATGGCCGCCCTGGGCATTGAAACCGAGCGCGGTTGCATCTTCGCCGGAAAGCTGGATGAAGTCCTTGCCCATGGCCAGACGCTGACGGGTAACACGCACCAGATCGCCAGTGGCATCCTTGACGCCAACGATGTTCGGGCAATCCTCATAGAGACGTGCCATCGTCTCGACGCTCATGTCGATCACTGAACGCGGCGGAATATTGTAGATGACGAGCGGAATGGAAATCGCCGATGCCACTGCCTTGAAATGCTCATAGAGGCCGTTCTGACAAGGCTTGTTGTAGTAAGGTGTCACGACCAGCACACCGTCCGCCCCGGCCTTTTCGGCAAACTGGGCAAGATCGATCGCTTCCAGCGTGGAATTGGACCCGGCGCCAGCTAGAACCGGAACACGTTTGTTGGCAACCTTGACGCAGGACTCCACGACCTTCTTGTGTTCGTCATGACTGAGAGTGGGGGATTCACCGGTCGTTCCAACCGGGACAAGCCCATGAGTGCCTTCGTTGATCTGCCAGTCCACAAAAGACTCAAAGGCCTTGTAGTCCACGCCGCCCTCATTGAAAGGAGTTATGAGTGCAGTGCAAGATCCTTTGAACATGTCCGTTTCCTCATCTTTTCCATGCCTTGTGCATGGTATTTCCGTTATTTTCAAAAATTAATCCGGCATTTTGCTGGAATGCTACTGTTTTCCGACAATTTGCCGGGATTTGAGGCCCATATCACCACGTTTCATCGAAAGATGCAATGTTTCTGTCATTTCATCCCCATCGACCTGCAAAACAGGTTTGCAACCGTGATAAGCCCGAGATGACCGAACCTTCCCGATGACCATCACATTGCTGTGATAAGCTTATGAATTCGAAAAGAGAGCCGGTTCTAAGGAATTTCTTCACCATAATTTTGCAACAATAATGTCTTCTTCATGAAAAGCCGGTTTTTCCTCACATTTTCAGACAATATGATTAGAGCACCCTTCAAATCCGCCATCGCAAGCCTCTGCCTTCTGGCAACGACAAATCTGGTCGTCGCCCAGACGCTTCCGCAAACCGTTCCCGTGCCGAGGGCCCGCCCCGCATCAGGACCAATGGCGGCACCAACAGTTTCAACGCTGACACCCGCCCCTGTTTCTCTCGTCCCGGAGCGACTGCCCGAGCCAGCCCAGACAGCCAATGAGACCACAGGGGCCAACGCCGGGACAGCCGCCGAAGCGGGCACAGACACCGCCATGCTGCCGGCCGATCTCACCGTTCTACCCAAGAACCGGACAGACCCGATGGTGCCGGTTGCGACCGTGGGATCCGGCGCGACATTGCAACCGCCCAAAGCGGCTCCAACTGCGCAAAGTGCAGCAAGCGCCCTGCCTGCGGTTGAACGCCACGACAACGGCATCAGTGCCGAACGCGGCACCCTGAAAGAGGCACTGACTGCCCTTGACAAGAACGATCAGAAAACAGCGCTCGCCATTCAAAAGGGCATGAAGCCCTCTCTTGACCGGACCTTACTGACCTACATTCTGATCATCGGCGGCTATCATGATCTGCCCGCAAGTGAGATTAAGGCCTTTTACGAACAGAAAACGGGGTGGCCGAGCCGCGATCTGACGAAACGCCGCATTGAAGAAGCGGTTGCCCGCGAAACGACCTCCGGCGCAGAAATGGTGCGGGCATTTGGCAACAGCATTCCGGCATCGACATCAGCAGCCATCGAGCTGGCCATTTCGCAAGCGATGGTTGGCAACAAGGCACAGGCCGCCAGATTGATCAGTCCGATCTGGCGCGAGCAGGCGCTGAGCGATGACACGGAGAGCAAGATCCGCTCCAGTCTTGGCAGCGTCCTGACCAACGCCGACCACTATTACCGGGCAAGTTATCTGCTTTACAGGGAGCGGGCCAACGGAGCCTTGCGCCTCAAGGGCTATTTGACGGATGCCCAGATGAAGGTCGTCAACGCCCGTGTCGCTGTCATTCGCGGCGACCGCAATGCCGCTTCCCTGCTTAACGCAGTTCCCAGTTCGCTCCGCAACGATCCGGGGTATATCTTCTCCAAGATCCAGTATCTGCGCCGCGCCAACAAGGAGACAGAAGCCGCAGATTTGCTGCTCAAGGCACCGCTCGACGAAGACCGCCTCATCAACCATGATGTCTGGTGGGACGAAAGACGATTGCTCGCCCGCATGATGCTCAACAATGGCGATGCCAAGCGCGCCTACAGGATTGCGGCACGCCATTCGGCAGAATCAGGGGTCGATTTCTCGGAAGCGGAATTCCATGCGGGCTTCTTCGCCCTGCGCTATCTCAATGACCACAAGACCGCTGCCGTTCATTTCGAAAACAGCTGGAAACGGGCAACCCGTCGTCAGGACAAGGCACGCGGTCTCTATTGGCAGGGCCGCGCCTGGGAAGCGGCAGGAGATCGGGCAGGAGCGGCTAAATTCTATCAGGCCGCAGCTGATCCAACCGTCTATTACGGCCAGTTGGCCCTTGAAGAGCTGGGGGCCAAGCATCTCAATCTGCGCACTCCTCCTGCAGCAGGCTCGGCCCAGAAGAGCCGGTTTGAACGGCGCGAGTTGGTACAGGCCATCAAGCGGCTGAAGGCCGTGGGACAGGAAGAAAGAGCCGGCCCACTCTTCCGTCATCTTGCCAACACGCTTGACGATCCATCAGAAATCGAACTGGCACACAAGCTGGCTCAGAGCTATGCCCTGCACCAGAATGCAGTCCAGATCGGTCAGCTCGCACTCAACCGCGGCCTGCCGGTAGACAAGCTTGCCTTCCCGCTGCATGCTCTGCCCAGTGGCGTCAACACCAATGGCCTCGACATAGCGCTGATCTATGCCTTGACCAAGCAGGAGAGCGTGTTCAACGTCAAGGCCCGCAGCCACGCCAATGCGCTTGGCCTGATGCAGATGCTGCCCGCCACGGCAAAGAGTACGGCCCGCAAGCTCGGCGTCTCCTATTCCCAGTCGCGCATTACCAGCGATCCCAAATACGCAGTCCTTTTGGGCAGCGCCTTCCTCAAGGAAAACCTCGAGCGCTTTGGCGGTTCATACATTCTGACCTTTGCGGCCTACAACGCCGGACCGGGACGACCACCGGAATGGATCGAACGCTTCGGCGACCCGCGCACCAACGAAGTCAGCGCCATTGACTGGGTCGAGCGGATCCCCTTCTCGGAAACCCGCAACTATGTCATGAAGCTGATCGAGAATTTGCAGGTCTATGAATCGCGCATCCATAATGAGACGCTCGATATCAGCAAGGACCTCAAGCGAGGTCAGCCATAAGCAGGGGGCCTTAGATCACCCCTTGGCGAAGCGGCCAAGAGACTGTAAGTATTAACAATGAGCCCGCCAGGACACGCCGGACTCAAGCCTTGCAGTATCCTGTTCGGGAATAAGTGCCATGCAACAGATCGTCAGACGCTTCGAAGTGACCACCAGTGATGGCTTGACCCTGCGCGGGGAAGCCTTTGGCGACCACACAGCAAGAGGATTACCTGTTGTCTGCCTGCCGGGGCTGGCGCGCACCAGCCGCGATTTCCATCAGCTCGCCGAGCGCCTGACTTCCGATCCGGACCATCCGCGCCTTGTGCTGACACTCAACAGTCGCGGCCGCGGCCCTTCGGATTATGACAAGGATCCCCGCAACTACGACGTGATGACCGAGGCCCGCGATGTGATTGATACGCTTGTGGCAGCCGGTCTGCCGGAAGCGGCTTTTATCGGCACCTCACGCGGCGGTCTGCTGATGCTGGCCATCGCCGCCATGCGCCCCACGCTCATTGCGGCAGCCGTCTTCAACGACATCGGCCCGGTAATCGATGCCATGGGTGTAGCACGTATCAAGACCTATCTCACCCGCTCCGAACCGGTTCGCACCTGGGATGATGCCGTCGAATTCGTCAAGACAGCAAACGCCCACCATTTCACCACCCTGTCGGAACGGGATTGGGAGAGGGTGGCCCAGATGACATTCCGAGACGAGAATGGCCTGCCCGTCAGTGACTTCGATCCCTATATCATCAAGGCCCTTGAAGGCGTTGACGTCAGCGAGACCACGATCAATCTCTGGCCCCAGTTTCTCGCCCTCTCCCATTGCCCGACACTTGTCCTGCGCGGCGACCTCTCGGACATTCTCCCCCTGTCCGTTGCAAGAGAGATGACCAGACGCCATCCCGATTGCGAGCTGGTGGAGATAAAGGGCCATGGCCACGCACCGCTGATGATCTTTGACGAGGTCAACGACCCCATTGCCGCTTTTCTCGCGAGAGTGGATGCAAGGCGGACCGCCGACGCGCCGAAAGCCTCCCCGGAGTGGCTGCCAAAAGACGAGATCGTCTATCTTGATGACGTCGCCCGACAGGTCGAACGCAACAAGGCGCAGCTCGAGGCAACCCTTTCTGGCCAGCCGATCTGAGCATGCGACCACGCCCGGGTCTCGGCACCACCCGATGCCAGGGACTGTTCAACGGATATCGACCAATTGTGATTGAATTCCAGGATTGTTGCCACTAGTATGACGCCCGTCCCGGGGTGCCTGTTACCAGGCTGAGATGCACGAGGTGCGAACCCGTCGAACCTGATCCGGATCACACCGGCGGAGGAAGCGACGAAGATTGGGTCAAAACCAGCCTTCTTCCACTCTACCCAATCCGGTCAATAGCGAGAGCATGCCCGTCTGCCATGGCTTGGCAGCATCATGTTCTGAACCATACCAGCATGGCGCCTGCTCTTGCCGGCAGAGCGCTATCCTTTGGAGGAATGATATGAAAGCTTTGACCCCAGTTCTTCTGGCAGCGACCGGCATGGCCATCGTCGCCAGTCTCGCCGCAACGCCGTCCGCTCTTTCAGCAGCCAAGCCCATCCTGACCGTCTATGCCTATGACTCCTTCAACACCGAATGGGGTCCCGGTCCGGCCATCAAGGAAGGCTTCGAGAAAACCTGCGACTGCGTGGTTGAATATGTCGCGCCGGGCGACGCCACCGAGACCTTCAACCGCCTGCGTCTTGAGGGCTCGTCGTCAAAGGCAGACGTGCTGCTCGGCCTTGACTCCAACCTTGTGGCCGATGCCGACAAGAGTGGCCTGTTCGAGACCAACAACATCGCCGTCGACAGTCTCAAACTGCCCGTTGTCTGGAACAGCAGCACCTATGTTCCCTTCGACTGGGGCTATTTTGCCTTTGTCTATGACAGTGACAAGGTGAAGTCCGTTCCAACCAGCTTTGAAGAGCTGGTCAATGCTCCCGAAGGCCTCAAGATCGTCATCGAGGATCCTCGCTCCTCGACGCCGGGTCTGGGCCTGCTGCTGTGGGTCAAGAATCTCTACGGCGAAAGGGCCGATGAAATCTGGCAGAAACTCAGCCCGCGGATCGTGACCGTTACCAAGGGCTGGTCCGAGGCCTACGGCATGTTCCTTGAGGGGCAGGCCGACATGGTGCTGAGCTACACCACCTCCCCCGCCTACCACATCGAAGCTGAAAACAAGACCAACTACAAGGCCGCCATGTTCAGCGAAGGTCATTACATGCAGGTGGAACTGGCCGCCATCACCAAGTCCAGCCAGAACAAGACGCTGGCCAACCAGTTCCTGAGCTACCTGATCGGCCCGGAGGCGCAGAAGGTGATCCCGACAACCAACTGGATGTATCCGGTCGCCCTGCCCGATGCCGACTGGCCAGCCTCCTTCAAGGATCTCGCACGACCGGGCAAGGCACTGCTGTTCGACACCGGCAAGGTGTCCAACATCCGCAAGGTCGCCCTTGACGAGTGGCTCGGCGCCCTCAGCAAATAATGACAGACGGCCCGCCCGTTCCAGGCGGGCAGAGCCTATCGACAGGGACGAGGGATTTTTCGGTGCTCAAACTGGCCAGACGACAGTTATTCGCCTTTGGCATTCCAGCTGCATTCGCCTTTCTGGCACCGCTCATCCTTGTCCTTGCCAGTCTGGCCGCACTCTGGTCTATGGCTACCCCCGATACAGGAGCTGATGCTGCGGGCGGCGGCTTTCCGCTCGCTGTTTTCGATGACATCTATGTCCGCCGCGCCATCAGCTTCACGCTCATGCAGGCTGCACTGTCGGCGATCCTGTCGACGCTTCTGGCCCTGCCCCTTGCCCGGGCATTGGCCAGCCGGGACTTCTTCGGCAAGACCGCAATCCTGTCGCTGTTTGGCGCACCGTTCATCCTGCCGGTAATCGTTGCCATCCTTGGCCTGTTGGCCGTCTGGGGCAAGACCGGTCCGGTGCACGGGCTCGTCACGAGCCTCGGCTACGGCGATTTCTCCATCTACGGTCTTTCCGGCATCCTGCTGGCCCATGTGTTCTTCAATCTGCCGTTGGCTACCCGCATCCTGTTGCAGGGATGGCTGGCCATCCCCCCCGAACAATGGCGCCTTGCCACCCAGCTCGGCATGGGGTCCGGTGCCATTGCCCGCCACATCGAATGGCCCATGCTGAAGGAAAGACTGCCCGGCGTCTTTGCCATTGTCTTCCTTCTCTGCGCCACCAGCTTCACGGTCGTGCTCGCCCTGGGCGGAGGCCCCAAGGCAACCACCATCGAACTGGCGATTTATCAGGCCATCCGCTATGACTTCGACCTGCAACGGGCGTCCCTTCTGGCCTTCCTGCAGATCCTGCTTTGTGCCGGGCTTGCCCTCGTTTCCCGGCTGATCGCCCGCGACCATGACACCGGCGAAAGCCTTGGCGGCTCTGTGCCGCGCGGTGACCGGACCTCCCGTCTGGCGCGCATCTTTGACGGCGCGGCCATAACCCTCACCCTCGTCTTTCTGGCGCTGCCGTTGCTTGCGGCCTTCATCCGCGGTCTGCATGGGCTCCTTGCCTATGATCTGGAATTCTCGGCCCTCCTGCCAGCAACAGCACGTTCGATCGCGGTCGCGCTCGGTTCCTGTGTTGTCATGGGACTGATCAGCCTGCCGCTGGCCCAATTGTCCATCCACCTCCAGGGCAAGACAAAACGATTGGTGGAACTGCCGGGATTCGCCATCATGGTAGCCCCGCCGATTGCATTGGGAGCCGGCCTTTTCATCCTGCTCAATCAGCACATCCCCATCGACAGGCTGGCCCTGCCCCTCACTGCCCTGCTCAACGGGTTGCAGGCCGTGCCCTTCGCGCTCATCCTGATCGGCCCGGCCATGGGGCAGATCAAGCGCGACCACGGCCGCCAGATCCAGCAGTTGGGCATGTCCCGTCGCACAGCCATGCGGCTTGTCCACTGGCCGTTGATGCGCAAGCCCATTGGCCTCAGCCTCGGTATCACTGCAGCGCTCTCCATCGGCGATCTGGGCGTGATTGCTCTGTTCGGCTCGCCAACGGCCCCGACGCTTCCTCTCTATCTCTATCAGCAAATGGGAGCCTACCGCATGGATCAGGCCTATGGCTCAGGCCTCCTCCTGACGGCGGTTGCCTTTGCTTTCTTCCTCCTCTTCGACAAAGGACTGGCCGGCCGTGATCAGACTTGACCATCTTTTCATCGCACTCGATGACTGGCAAATGACCGTCAGTCTTGAGGTTGCCGCAGGCAGCTTCTGTGCCCTCATTGGCCCTTCCGGCGCTGGCAAGAGCACCATCCTCAATGCCATCGCCGGTTTTCTGCCCCACGACAACGGCCAACTGTTCATCGATGGCAGGGACATGGCCTTCCTCGCACCGGCTGACCGCCCGGTGTCGATGCTGTTTCAGGAGCATAACCTGTTCAACCACATGACGGTGGAACAGAATGTCGGGCTGGGGGTCGATCCGTCTTTGAAGCTTGGCAGGGCAGAATGGCAGCAAGTGGAGGAGGCTCTGGCACAGGTGGGACTCGACGGCATGGGCAAGCGCCTGCCGCGGGCCCTTTCAGGCGGCCAGCGCCAGCGGGCGAGCCTTGCCCGCGCCATCCTTCGCAGGCGGCCGGTGCTGCTTCTGGACGAACCTTTCGCAGCCCTCGGCCCCGCTCTGCGCAAGGGCATGTTGCAGCTGGTGCGAGATCTGGCAGAAAAAAACGGCCAGACCATCATCATGGTCACCCATCACCCCGATGACGCAAGGCTCGCGGCCGACCAGATCGCTCTGGTACAGGACGGAACCATCGCACAGGTTGGCAAGGCGGACGCCTTTTTCGCCAACCCGTCCGATGCCTTGAAGGCCTATCTGGGCTAGGCAGCACACCGGTCCTCAAGCAACGATTGTCAGATCGTCGATAACCTCGAAGCACTCGAGCACCGGAGGGCCGGCATAGTCCACGGTCTGCTCGCTCTTCGGCTTGCCATGCGACGCACGGAACTGCTGCGACTTTGTCCAGTCCGCAAAGGCCTCCTTGTCGCGCCACAGGGCATGCGAGGCAAACAGCACATAGCCTTCCTTTTCAGCGCCTCTCAGCAGATCAAAGCGGACAAAGCCATCCCGCTCCAACAGCTTGCTTTCACGCGACCGCCAGATTTCCTCGAAGGCAGCTTCCGAGCCGACTTTGACGCGAAACCTGTTCATCACCAGATACATTCAAAACTCCCGTTGCTTTCAATCATACGGGAAAAACCATAGGCGCAAGGCAAGGGTAGCGGCAAGTTACAGTGCGTTCATCTGTTCTGGTCGCCCCCCTCAAGGCACAAAAAAGCCCGCCGGAACACCGTCCGGCGGGCTTGAATGCCAAACACGAAAGCAGTATCAGGCGGTTGCCTTGCCTGCCAGCACGCGTTCACGAATGGACTCGATGCTGGTCTTCGGCGTCGCTGCCAACAGCGTCCTTGTGTATTCATGCTGCGGATTGGAGAAGATCTCGTCCCGCGTTCCGCTTTCCACGATCTCGCCGAAATACATCACCATCACCCGATCGGCGAAGTATTTCACGACACTGAGATCGTGCGAGATGAAGAGATAGGAGAGATTGAACTCTTCCTGCAGGTCTTTGAGCAGGTTGAGAATCTGGGCCTGAATGGACAGATCGAGCGCCGACACCGGCTCATCGAGCACCAGCATACGCGGATTGAGCATCAGGGCGCGGCCAATGGCGATGCGCTGACGCTGGCCGCCCGAGAACATGTGCGGATAGCGGCCGAAATGCTCTTTCTTCAGCCCCACCTTGAGCAACATGTCCATAGCCTTCTGGCGCCGTTCCTCGGCGGACATTTCCGGATTGTTGATCTTGAGCGGCTCTTCCAGCACGGCCCCGACCTTCTGGCGCGGGTTGAGCGAGCCATAGGGATTCTGGAACACGATCTGGATCCGCCGCCGCATTTCCGCCGAGACCTTCTTCTTGGCGATATTCACCGGATTGCCCCGGATCAGCAACTCGCCGGAGGTCTGGGCGTCGATAAGCGTCAGAATACGGGCAAGGGTCGACTTGCCGCAGCCGGATTCACCAACCAGCGCCAAGGTTTCACCGCGGAAGAGATCAAAATCGATGCCCTTGAGCGCATGCACCGTCTCGGCCTTGCCAAACAGCCCCCCCGGGGTCACATAATCCCGGGTGATCCCGCGTACGCTGAGAATTACTTCCTTGTTATCGCTCATAGCGCTGCACCGTCCTCTTTGCTGTAAGCTGATGCAAAATCGCTCACCGTCGGCAGGCGATCACCTTCAGCGCGCTCCGGCAGGGCCGAAAGCAGTGCTCTGGTGTAAGGATGCTTGGGAGCCTCGAACAGTTCGAGGACGCCCGCTTCTTCCATCTGCTCGCCGTTATACTGCACGACCACCCGGTCGGCAGTCTCTGCAACCACGCCCATGTCATGGGTGATCATGATGAGGCCCATCTGGCGCTCGGCCTGAATGCGCATCAACAGGTCCAGAATCTGCTTCTGGATGGTCACGTCCAGCGCCGTCGTCGGCTCGTCTGCAATCAGCAGCTTGGGCTGACAGGCAATGGCCATGGCAATCATCACGCGCTGACACTGACCGCCCGACATCTGGTGCGGGAAGCTCGTCAGGCGTTTCTCTGGCATTGGAATACCAACCGCCTGCAG
Proteins encoded:
- a CDS encoding ABC transporter ATP-binding protein, with protein sequence MSLLEIRNLTVEFDTATGPFRALKGVDYTVEKGEVLAIVGESGSGKSVAMLATMGLLPKTATVNADVMTFDGRDLKTLSSKERRKVIGKDISMIFQEPIASLNPCFTVGFQIGEVLKTHLGLTGKAVRARTIELLQAVGIPMPEKRLTSFPHQMSGGQCQRVMIAMAIACQPKLLIADEPTTALDVTIQKQILDLLMRIQAERQMGLIMITHDMGVVAETADRVVVQYNGEQMEEAGVLELFEAPKHPYTRALLSALPERAEGDRLPTVSDFASAYSKEDGAAL